gttatcatgtctgtagggtagcagaatgacttacggTATGAGTGGCATGAGGGTAgctgacttacagtatgagtggtatcatgtctgtagggtagcagaatgacttgagtggtatgagtggtatcatgttgtctgtagggtagcagaatgacttacggtatgagtggtatcatgttgtctgtagggtagcagaatgacttacagtatgagtggtatcatgttgtctgtagggtagcagaatgacttacacagtatgagtggtatcatgtctgtagggtagcagatgacttacagtatgagtggtatcatgttgtctgtaggaGTGCCAGGTGCTGCTCTATGACCAACCCTCAAGTGGGAGAGTGTTACCCACGTCACCCTGGTGGGCTGTGAGGTAGGAGACCCAGTGGACATCAACAGCACTGCGAAGGTACTACTGACTATGTTTGCGAAGCTGCCGCTAATTTACCAAGATACCAGAATCTGCAGTCATTATTGTAATGAACAGATTGCTATAGATTTTCTCACAcaactttggtaatttatacttgaataactaATGTATTCTAATATATATTTGTGTTATTTTTTTTGTGTTTACACGttttctagtagatagaccatatggttcaacaGAAAATAGTGTATTTAATGAAAAAGCATTTTAAGTCAACAGTTAAATTATTTTCCTCAGCATCTCTTCCGACTACTGACTTTGTTTCACAACCCCGACCAATTTGGCCACAAAACATTTGACAACAACATGCAAATGAGCAtagtaaataaaatgtaaaaatttTAAACACCGATGTTATTCACTCAGTAAATGTTTTATATTTAGATGTTTTGTATCTTGTCATTCGGGCaggggttagagagtagtggttagagtgtagaggaggtagggtagccagCGTCAGATGCAGATGTGCAGAAGAAATTAGCGGCTAGATGAAAATCGCGAGGGCAGCCCAGCGGTCAGAGCGCAGATGATGCAGTATGTTCAGCGGTCAGATGCAGATGGCGCAGGGCACCAGCGGTCAGAGTGCAGATCCCGAGGCGTTCAGCGGTCAGAGCCGCAGATGGAGGCAGGGAGGCCCAGCGGTTTAGATAAGATCTGTCGCTCTGCCTCctggaacaaggcagttaacccactgttcctaggccgtcattgtaaataaaaatttgttcttaactgacttgccaagttaaataaaggtcaggAATACAGTTAAAAGTTTTcttccttttttttttaaatcatcttATTTAATCATATTGTGATTAAGCCACACGGAGGGAATAGACATCTACCCAAAAGTGCCACTTGATGTCTTGTTATAGATGACAGAAAATCCTGTGAACGATACCAAcgttctggtagtttactggaaCATTTAAGACGTTTCCAGGAATATACCCTTCCTTTGTAACCCTACTGCTGACCTCTCACCCCTGACctctgttgatgatgatgatgatgttttaTAGGTGATGGTTCCTACCAAGGAGTTGGTCCTGGCAGGGAAGGATTCACCCCTGACctctgttgttgatgatgatgatgatgtgttatAGGTGATGGTTCCTACCAAGGAGTTGGTCCTGGCAGGGAAGGATTCACCCCTGACctctgttgttgatgatgatgatgatgtgttatAGGTGATGGTTCCTACCAAGGAGTTGGTCCTGGCAGGGAAGGATTCACCCCTGACctctgttgttgatgatgatgatgatgatgatgtgttatAGGTGATGGTTCCTACCAAGGAGTTGGTCCTGGCAGGGAAGGATTCACCCCTGACctctgttgttgttgatgatgatgatgatgtgttatAGGTGATGGTTCCTACCAAGGAGTTGGTCCTGGCAGGGAAGGATTCACCCCTGACctctgttgttgatgatgatgatgatgatgtgttatAGGTGATGGTTCCACCAAGGAGTTGGTCCTGGCAGGGAAGGATGCTGCAGCAGATTACGACGAGCTAGCCGAGCCACAGGACTTCCAGGACGACCCagagtaagacacacacacacacacacacacacacacacacacacacacgcgcggacacacactcacaccgcgctggacacacaccacacacgctggcacacacacgacacacacacacagcacacacacacacacacacacacacacacacacacacacacacacacacacacacacacacacacaccacaccacgcacacacatctggtacacacacacacacacacatctggtacacacacacacacacacacacacgctggtacacacacacacacacgctggtacacacacacacacacgctggtacacacacacacattccccacacacacactctggtacacacacacacacgcctggtacacacacacacacacacacacacacacacacgcgctggcacacacacacacacacacacacacacacacacacacacacacacacacacgcgcagacacacacacacacaccacactcgctggtacacacacacacgctggtacacacacacaccaccgtgATAGGGTGACGATATGGTCAGAACTGAGGAGAAATGACATTAGCTCTAAAACAAATGTACTTCATAGGGAATATAAGGAGATGGGGGGGGAGCTCTGGCCCTCGTCTCCTAACCTTCCCTCTCTGCCACTCATCTCCTAACCTTCCCTCTCTGCCACTTATCTCCTAACCTTCCCTCTCTGCCCTGGTCTCCTAACCTTCCCTCTCTGCCCTGGTCTCCTAACCTTCCCTCTCTGCCACTTATCTCCTAACCTTCCCTCTCTGCCACTCATCTCCTAACCTTCCCTCTCTGCCACTCATCTCCTAACCTTCCCTCTCTGCCACTTATCTCCTAACCTTCCCTCTCTGCCACATCATCTCCtaaccttcctctctctgccctggTCTCCCCTAACCTTCCCTTCTCTGGTCCTCTCATCTCCAACCTTCCTCTGCCACCACTTATCTCCTAACCTTCCCCTCTCTGCCACTCATCTCCTAATCCTTCCTCTCTGCCACTCATCTCCTAACCTTCCCTCTCTGCCACTCATCTCCTAACCTTCCCTCTCTGCCACTTATCTCCTAACCTTCCCTCTCTGCCACTCATCTCCTAACCTTCCTCTCTGCCCTGGTCTCCTAACCTTCCCTCTCTGCCCTGGTCTCCTAACCTTCCCTCTCTGGCCCTCATCTCCTAACCTTCCCTCTCTGGCTCTGGTCTCCTAACCTTCCCTCTCTGGCCCTGGTCTCCTAACCTTCCCTCTCTGGCCCTGGTCTCCTAACCTTCCCTCTCTGCCACTCATCTCCTAACCTTCCCTCTCTGCCACTCATCTCCTAACCTTCCCTCTCTGCCACTCATCTCCTAACCTTCCCTCTCTGCCACTCATCTCCTAACCTTCCCTCTCTGCCACTTATCTCCTAACCTTCCCTCTCTGCCACTCATCTCCTAACCTTCCCTCTCTGCCCTGGTCTCCTAACCTTCCCTCTCTGGCCCTCATCTCCTAACCTTCCCTCTCTGGCCCTGGTCTCCTAACCTTCCCTCTCTGGCCCTGGTCTCTAACCTTCCTCTCTGGCCCTGGTCTCCTAACCTTCCTCTCTGGCCCTGGTCCCTAACCTTCCCTCTCTGGCCCTGGTCTCCTAACCTTCCCTCTCTGGCCCTGGTCTCCTAACCTTCCCTCTCTGGCCCTCGTCCCCTAACTTTCAATCTCTGGCCTTGTCTCCCCTCCAGCGTGGTGGCCTTCAGAAAATCCAATAAGATCGGTTTCTTCATCAAGGTGGTCCCTCAGCGTGAGGAGGACGGGGATGTCACGGTGTCCTTTAAGATCCGCCACGACTTCCGCAACTTGGCGGCTCCTCATAAGGCCGAGCGAGGAGGACGGCATGGCCCAACCGAGGCAATATGGCTCACACACCACGAGCTCAGCCTGGGGCCGCTCGTAGCGTGAAGTTACACACACGTTAACAGAAACACAAAGTaccatatatacactgagtgtacaaaacattaagaacacctgcgctttccatgacagactgaccaggtgaacccaGGTGAAAGCGATGATCCCTTATTGAAGTCACCTGATAAAGCCACTTCAATCTTGAGAgaatttgagacatggattgtgtatgtgtgtcattcagtgGATGAAtcggcaagacaaaatatttgagTGCCTTTTtaacagggtgtggtagtaggtgcctttaaacagggtatggtagtaggtgtctttaaacagggtctggtagtaggtgcctttaaacagggtctggtagtagaaGCCTttaaacagggtctggtagtaggtgtctttaaacagggtctggtagtagaagcctttaaacagggtatggtagtaggtgtctttaaacagggtctggtagtaggtgcctttaaacagggtctggtagtaggtgcctttaaacagggtctggtagtaggtgcctttaaacagggtctggtagtaggtgcctttaaacagggtctggtagtaggtgcctttaaacagggtctggtagtaggtgcctttaaacagggtctggtagtaggtgcctttaaacagggtctggtagtaggtgcctttaaacagggtatggtagtagatgccaggcgcaccagtttgagtcaagaactgcaacgctgctgggtttttccacgctcaacagtttcccgtatgTGTCAAGAAGAGTCTGACACCCAatgaacatccagccaacttgacacaactgtgagaatgGAGTCAACTGTGGAGGTCATgacctgacaaattgaggctgttctggggggtGGGGGTGCACCTCAGgctcctaatgtttggtatgctCATTATATATAGTAGAgcagtgttgagagagagagagaacacacctaacagacaaacacacacacgccgtACATGCATTGGATCACAtatctctcttacacacacacacaccacgtgcTTTCGGCTTGAGCAACACTTCTCTGTACCACCAAGCAG
This portion of the Oncorhynchus masou masou isolate Uvic2021 unplaced genomic scaffold, UVic_Omas_1.1 unplaced_scaffold_5621, whole genome shotgun sequence genome encodes:
- the LOC135536140 gene encoding LOW QUALITY PROTEIN: dynactin subunit 4-like (The sequence of the model RefSeq protein was modified relative to this genomic sequence to represent the inferred CDS: substituted 2 bases at 2 genomic stop codons), with the translated sequence LKEGEDQKEINIEPAQALDEVEPLPEDYYTRPINLPEVTSPGQRLLQPDFQPAGASQLHPKHKHLLIKRSLRCRKCEHNLSKPEFNPTSIKFKIQLVAVSYIPEIRIMSIPNLRFQKASQLFKXWNMXWESVTHVTLVGCEVGDPVDINSTAKVMVPTKELLVLAGKDAAADYDELAEPQDFQDDPDVVAFRKSNKIGFFIKVVPQREEDGDVTVSFKIRHDFRNLAAPHKAERGGRHGPTEAIWLTHHELSLGPLVA